From a region of the Haloferax volcanii DS2 genome:
- a CDS encoding amino acid ABC transporter permease: MADTYSGATAEDGDHGSGGFIDDTSLKWLGVGLSSLFALAVLALVAYIVATQVDFALMRTILPQFVDAYLLVLQIVVIGGILSVTAGVFVGLARVSKTAITNGIATAYVQFFRGTPLLFQIFVIYFGIPTLWPGTFPVQNWGFPTAIIALTLNHAAYVGEAVRGGIGAVPDGQMEAARSLGMGYIQGMREVVVPQAWRNALAAIGNDQVILVKDTSLLTIIAIPELMQAFRSVNSATFDPWTPLVLVAIAYLSITLPLMRLVTYLEERSDWGGDRR; this comes from the coding sequence ATGGCAGACACATACTCAGGGGCGACCGCCGAGGACGGTGACCACGGGAGCGGCGGGTTCATCGACGACACGAGCCTGAAGTGGCTCGGCGTGGGGCTGTCGAGTCTGTTCGCGCTCGCCGTCTTGGCGCTCGTCGCCTACATCGTCGCCACGCAGGTCGACTTCGCGCTGATGCGGACCATCCTTCCGCAGTTCGTTGATGCGTACCTCTTGGTGCTCCAAATAGTCGTCATCGGCGGTATCCTCTCGGTGACCGCCGGCGTGTTCGTCGGCCTCGCGCGCGTCTCGAAGACGGCGATAACGAACGGCATCGCGACGGCGTACGTCCAGTTCTTCCGCGGGACGCCGCTTCTGTTCCAGATATTCGTCATCTACTTCGGCATCCCGACGCTGTGGCCGGGGACGTTCCCGGTACAGAACTGGGGGTTCCCGACGGCCATTATCGCGCTGACGCTGAACCACGCCGCCTACGTCGGCGAGGCGGTCCGCGGCGGTATCGGGGCCGTCCCCGACGGGCAGATGGAGGCGGCCCGGTCGCTCGGCATGGGCTACATCCAGGGGATGCGCGAGGTGGTCGTCCCGCAGGCGTGGCGCAACGCCCTCGCGGCCATCGGTAACGACCAGGTCATCCTCGTGAAGGACACCTCACTGCTCACCATCATCGCCATCCCCGAACTGATGCAGGCGTTCCGGAGCGTCAACAGCGCGACGTTCGACCCGTGGACGCCGCTCGTCCTCGTCGCCATCGCGTACCTCTCGATAACG
- a CDS encoding basic amino acid ABC transporter substrate-binding protein, which translates to MERRTFLKGSAGAAAAFTLAGCLGGGEGESESTETTSTTEAETTDSTESGEASELPETITIGSDIPYRPFEYETIEGDLTGFDVDIAEAVFDGQLGIDYEFKPTSFDSIIPSLNNNNFRIIMSAMTINDQRAQEVDFSDPYFTAYQTVIVRQDSDIQSREDLRGTTVGVQKGTTGADAALELQEEFDGELELNQYDQVTGAFQALVNGQVVAVINDNTVNAEFVNNQGEGEVRFLQGEGAAAESGENAPDYLTLTVENYGIAFRQDDDEFRQRVNEALAAIKENGTYDEIYAEYFEG; encoded by the coding sequence ATGGAACGTCGCACCTTTCTGAAGGGCTCCGCCGGAGCCGCGGCCGCGTTCACGCTGGCCGGCTGTCTCGGCGGCGGCGAAGGCGAGAGTGAATCGACCGAGACGACCTCGACGACCGAGGCCGAAACCACCGACTCGACCGAGTCCGGCGAGGCGAGCGAGCTGCCCGAGACGATTACTATCGGTTCGGACATTCCGTACCGTCCGTTCGAGTACGAGACGATCGAAGGCGACCTCACCGGGTTCGACGTCGACATCGCAGAGGCCGTCTTCGATGGTCAACTCGGCATCGACTACGAGTTCAAGCCGACGAGCTTCGACTCCATCATCCCCTCGCTGAACAACAACAACTTCCGCATCATCATGTCCGCGATGACCATCAACGACCAACGCGCGCAGGAGGTCGACTTCTCGGACCCCTACTTCACCGCGTACCAGACGGTCATCGTCCGGCAGGACAGCGACATCCAGTCCAGAGAGGACCTCCGCGGGACGACCGTCGGCGTCCAGAAGGGCACCACCGGCGCCGACGCCGCCCTGGAGTTACAGGAGGAGTTCGACGGCGAACTGGAACTCAACCAGTACGACCAGGTCACCGGCGCGTTCCAGGCCCTCGTCAACGGGCAGGTCGTCGCCGTCATCAACGACAACACCGTCAACGCGGAGTTCGTCAACAACCAAGGCGAAGGGGAGGTCCGCTTCCTTCAGGGCGAGGGCGCGGCCGCCGAGTCCGGCGAGAACGCCCCCGATTACCTCACGCTCACCGTCGAGAACTACGGCATCGCGTTCCGTCAGGACGACGACGAGTTCCGCCAGCGGGTGAACGAGGCGCTCGCCGCCATCAAAGAGAACGGGACGTACGACGAGATATACGCCGAGTACTTCGAGGGCTGA